aagatgaaaCATCATTTCAAATAGGATTTGGGTATGACATCTTTGTACATTATAGGTTTTGCTTCAtcataattagtagtagtaatttttgtaaaatatttctttttgggtaTATTTTTGGTGAATCACATTTGAGATACGATCACATCCATATTAAATTTcatgcatatttttatattaataattatcttGTTTCAATTGTGTGGCAGAGATTTAGCTAGTCGTAATTCTTTTATTCAGCTCAATTCGAGCCAAATGTTAGGAAATTAATGCGCAAGTAATTACgaacataaacaaataaagaaatgaattatttattttgttcgaTATGATGTGTGTCAGATGCAATGTCAAGTCAGAAATTTCAATCTATATTTTTAGGATGCAATTTACAAAGATAGAACAACTAATAGACAATATAGCTAGTCGTAATTCTAGTAACAACAGAAGTCGTATTGAGCCTAAAAGAACATGTACAAAAGCCGAGAAACATTGGATTGCCATGAGCGTAGACTAATTCACTTCATTTCAGGCTCCATACTCTCAACATTGAACACAGTAAAAAAGGTCAATGCCATAACCGTTGTAGCatctactaatatttatgttGCATTGGTCGGACTATTGtgtgtttttgaaaaatacatGAATGTAATTTCCTCGTGTTTGGCATGGGTTAAAAGATGCATATTCATTGAAGTTGGTCATATAAATCAAGCTTCTCAAGTACTTATGTCATTTCCTTTCTAATCCAACTAAGAAATTTTTCACCAAACTTATTAATTAGcccaacaacaataataatagcactattcttcaattttttgtggGGACTATTACAAGAAAATTTCTCGTGAAGCTCCTGATCAGATGTCACTACAGAAAACCATGTGCATGTACTAacgaaataaaatatgagatgtaacataaaaatatgatcgATAAATAATGTTTACTTTGGTTGATATTTCATGAGTGCATGCATCTTGTATACCTGCAAAAGGAATTAGTGAATGTCACAATTTGTGATTAAGGCAGAATGTGGGCAAACACATAGAATTTTGTCATAAGGAAAAACGACATCTCAAATGTTGATCCCACAAAGGAAAAGGGATTGAAATTTTGGGGCATGTGGAATCCCTTGTGAATCGGCAAAGACCACTTTGCAAGACTAGATACTTTTAGGTGACCGATAGCGAAGCTATAATACAGTGAGAAAATGGTGAAAGGAATGCTTTCGGGGGAGTGAAATAGGACATGAAGACGTAGAGTCACAAGCAATGGGGGGAGTCGGGGTTTTGACTGCTTGTCTGTTGAAAAGTGACCCGCGACTCATAGGTAGCTAGTGGCTTGGTTAAGGGAGCCCACCAGAGCGGAAGGGAAAGCGAGTCTTTCATAGAACAATTGTCACTATCTAGATCTTACCCATGATGATCTATCCATGTTTACGACGAAGCTTGAATGGAACTAAGTGGAAATTTGAATTGGTTGATGTGGAAAAATCAACAGACGAGTTGTGGTTAAGACTGAAATGTCACTCAAACCTTGCATATATTTCCCCGTCCATGAAATGAAGttaagaaatatgaagaaatatttgttaaaaaaatagtgaattgtgaatctcatttttatattttaggtattatccctccgtcccgattAAGAGCCACGCTTTTCTATTTCGATCCGtctccaattaagagtcacacatcatttttactataaatagtaagtaggtctcatattccactaactcaattcactcacattttattataaaactaatataaaaaaataggtctcacattccactaactttttcaatcaccttttctttacatttcttaaaagccgtgtccgatcaaagtgtgacttctaatgggggacggagggagtataataaaatgtaagtgcaACAACCTAATGGAATGTGTGATATTCTTTTTACGTAGAATGAGACTTCTATTGACATacataccaaaataataaaatgagacttttattGGCGGATATAcgtttattaaattatgtatttgcCCCTAATCTAATATATACATCGAACTTGACAaatgagaataattttttctatattcaTGTTTCTTGGTCAAGATTTTGACCCTCTCTCTATTTGGTTGTTGAAAGGGCGAAAGACGTCCTTGCAAATCTAAATTTGCCCTGTCATTGAATATAACTTTCAGGAcatataacttaattattagtttttttagttattaatACTTCCAATGTGGGTCATGAGAACGATGACTCGAACcatcaatttatttgttaGAAAGAAAACGTCTTATCAATTAAATTGTATTTCTTAGTCTTCATTTGTAATTTCCCTTGTGTAATTTTCCCAACAAAGTACATTCTGTTGTGAGATTTCGGaagttttttactttattagctgaaaattttagattaattaagaCAATTTAACAAAGTCATGTTCTTTTTTTATGTTCTTTCTGGGCTTTTAGAAACCCCttagaaaaagaaagggaTAAAAACAAAGGGAAACGTAATACAAATGCTTCATTGAgtgattataataaaatgctaaCACATAAACGCATAGTCTCATACTATATTTATACTCATATGTCTTTGGGGAATTTGGGGTCGGGACGGAGGCGCGCACGGATCGAGGTGCTTCGTTACATGGCAGAGTTCTGGGCCGCGAATCGGTCCGTTCGCAAGGCCCTTGAGTAGTGAGTATGTGCAGcctagtggattgtgggtgtTTCAACCCACgctaaataactaaaaatgatatggtACGTGAATAGTATAAATCTAACTAAACTTATGGTCGTATACAGTCAAATAACTGTATAAGCAATGATGgattatgcatatataatttttaacatataatatgaaattattgaagtttacaatgttaaattatattaaaaaaatgaagataaattGTATGTTGGGATAAGTATGCATAATTGATATAGTAACAGAGAAGATAAAATTTCACTAGATAAGATGGAATAAAGCACTGTACGAgataagaaagaataaagtatagaaGATAAGAGagtaatagaaaatataaaaaggggTTCAATGCATCACTTTACTTGGAACTTCCCATTAAAGAATGCGAATCATTTTTAGTGcgacagagagagtataattattcataatagtaccttttaaatttttagtgcgacagagagagtataattattcataataGTACCTTTTAATCCAGCTTAATGCAAATGActattataaacaaaatctGCCGACATTTTGTCGTGTAAGTGGTTTGTAGAAATAGTAATCAGACAAAAGACTCCATTATTTGATAAGCCCTTTGCTGTTCCATAATCATTATggttaattataaataaaaatatttgtactCTCTATTTCTAATGATGTCCACccatatatatcaaatatatatagatgcaAAAAATCTAACCTAAACTATAGTTAGATACACAAATCAAGTACTATATGCTtaataaatattgttgaatcaagagaaaaaggtaACCAAATATTTGTGGGGACGTTTATAAGTAGAAGACAATTCCATTtcaccattttatttttcgtagtaatttgagaaatttaaaaagtgtACCTTAAAATTTTCACTTGAAAATGCCCTCCAACCTTAGAAGTTGAAATCTAAACTTgctactataattattttggacGAAATTATAGTTCATTGGAGAATTAGTGTGctctaaaaagaaagaatacctttttttaataatgagaaatatacacctttttcttattttattgttatgtAACTTGTAACTTATTAGATGATGCAATTGAATGATGATTAAAATGAGGTTAATGGTTTGGTACGACCGGATTCATAAGCTATTAATTACCATTAACTATtgcatttaaattcaattaattcatcAACTATTCAAAATATGAAGTCACTCTCATTCTTTATGTATCCACATATTATAcgaaaaatagtactatgatGAATATGGATAAAAGAACAAACCGAGCTTTAATTTCTCTatgtgatatttaaaattactaacgtcaataaaatatttaaaatgttaaaatccatgtaagcatatatattaaaagttaatgctaatattctaatttaaattaattaactccCATTTCACATTTCCTAGCATGATGGTGTATTGTTTACTATTTCCAGGAGACAGGTCTAACTCTATAATCAACCAAAACTCCTTTAATaaactactaattaattagtataataaCGTTTATATGCAAAAGAGATCATTTAATAAGAATCTTTCACATAATCAACTCACTGTCATCAATAATGGAACCCTCACCTAATATTATAACTAAAGGCTGCAAACGCAGAAatcttttttgaaaaatgttttttattttcactaaCCACCTCTCatcaaatgattaattaattaatctatctCTCAAGAGCATCTTTTCATACCTCCcccatattaaaaaaaatctctaaaTGAACTACCACTACTTAACCTTTTCCTccttttccttcattttttaatgtaaacatcactattttattactattcaTCATCCAAATTTCTTTTAGTGCCTCATTCATTGGGTTTAGTCAGAATCTCACCATTTGCCAACCTGGgattctctctccctctctctccactAAGTAAATTCATtgaacataaatttttaaaaaattagacaaacaaatattgataattgtgggaaatatatttatttaattatttgttggatTGGGAAGCTTCTAAAGTTTATGGTTAACCTGTAGAAAATTGCAGGGCCCTCTTCCTAGAAATGTGCCTGATTTTATTATAACTGATTACAGCCAAAGATTAATTGGAAccattattattgattttaagactttgaaatatgataaatagataaattaataaaagtgtTCCCTTCCTGACAGCTGGTTACAACATAAGTAACAATCATAACCaccagaattttttttttgatttgattaCTGCACAATTTGacaataaaacataattaaaagtaCAAGATTGATTGAAACACAAAgcacaataaaattaacaaaagtcaattgagaaaagaaaaaagtgcaAGAGCTGTGAATTTCTTATTTTCCCGGAAACTATaatcattaataattaattacatccTATATATTACTACATCATTACTCTGGAAATGAAATAgaattacataattttgtaaataataacaaaaacccctcaaaaaagagaaaagattcttggattggttgtaaaaattgattaaaaattcaTCTCAGTTTATCTACAGCACAGCCTTTTTTCTTCCTGCTGGAATCGTGAGCTGTCATAGCTCCACTTTCATATTtgatgtttgattttgaactgcaaaataagtaaaaaaaattacattaaaattttgccTTTTGCCATCATTTTTCAAcatagtaaatattttttttactgccacaattaattaattaccagAATTCTGGAGAAATCCCATTTGGACAATGCTGTGCAGATCATCTTCAGTGAAGGCTGGAAACTGCATCAAACATAATTACATTCATAAATgtggtaactttttttaatcccaaaatttgaaatgaagaaTCTTTTTTACCTGGGGTAAATTTTCAGAGAATCCATCTAGTCCAATGCTAGGGAGAGGCTCCACGCTTGAGATGCTTGTACCTTGCAGCTGTTGGTGTTGTACATTCTGGTTATGGTAGATTGAGGAATCCAAAGGGTACATTTGTTGATGCTGGTACATCTGTGGAATCGAAATTGGACCCATCAAATCATTTCTCCCACAATTGGGTGTtcaattaagagagagaaaatgagaaaaattacATCTTTGGAGAGAAGGTTTTCCATGTTGAAATCGAGGTCTGGATTCACTGATGCCAACTTCATTGACAAGAACTGTTGagaaacattaaagaaacacaaaattaGCCAAGAATTAATCTCTCTGACACCGACagcttttcaattttaagatTGGTAATAACTTGAggtcaatttatttttcacctCGACTTGTCTCTGAAGTGATTGGACGTAATTTATGATTTCATCAAGCATTAGTGCTTTTCCGGTCACCTGAAAAAATCCCATTACACAAAATGACATCTTTAATCAaccctttttttaatttctcaaaatctgaatttaatttgtacaAACCTTATTGCAACCTGGTACCAGATCTTGAAGCAGCTTCATTCTCTCactaattttctctctcctaacCTGATAAATCAGACTGagttaaatttcaaaatcatgtaaaaaaacaagaaaaaaggtgtttttttttacccTTTCTGCTAAGCTATGGCTGTCAGTGGCTTGGCCTCTTCTGGCTCGGACATGAATGTAATCCTTCGGCGGCTCCGGCGGCTTTTGGTCGGATTTATTACATTCTTCCTCGTTTTCGCAGTTTTCCGATTGCTTCGATCGCTTTGAGCTCCCGTCGTCGGCGGCTTCctacaaaaaattgaatctttgaAGCTTTGATTCtttgaatttgattgattgattgataaaTGAGAGTTGAATTCggcaaaaaaattgaatctttgaGTCTTTCATTCtttgaatttgattgattgattgataaaATGAGAGTTGAATTCGAACCTTTGCCGAATTCGATCTGTCTTCTTTGCTCTTGCCTCTGGAAATCCCCTTTCTTTTCCGGGAATTCACCTTCGCCGGAATCTGATCGGAGACGGAGGATTCTCCGCCGGAGCCGGGGAGTTCGCCGGAATTTttcagcggcggcggcgaggagCGGCCGTTGAGGCTGCGGCTGCCGAAGCGGGAGAATTTCGCGGCGCGCTCCGCGAAGCCCGGATCGGCGGCGAGGGGCGGCGgggcgacggcggcggcggcggtggaggaggGAATTGAGGTCCAAGATGAGTCAAAATGAGGGAATTGGTGGATTAGGGAGGAATTGGGGTTGAAGAAGGATTGATCGGAGCTCCATGGATTTGGCATTGGGGTTTCGAAGTGGAGTGGTTGGGGTGGTGGGATGCCTGAGCTCATCAAGTAGTCTTTGTCCattttttcaagatttttttgagcccaagaattaaaaatgtaatctTTTTGATTCCCAAATGGAAAAAATGGTGGCCAAGATTGAGTTTTTTTGGTCTTTAGGAATGTGGAGTCTTGATGTTCTTCTTGTTGAAAGACTATGTATGTGGGGAGAGAGATTGGGAAGGAAGAGGAAGGTTGAGGGGGAGGGGAAGGGGAAAGGAGGGTGGTGATGAAGTTATATagaagaaatggaaaatacttattttgaccttttctatattataatggaaaaacacatatatacacacGCACAAACAAACCAAGCtcataaaaaagaattttatgtatttatatttatacgagtgaatatatatagtaatagtattaattagattGAATAGTAGTCAAGTCTTGGATACTAGTTGtatataagatattttcaCTCTATGTCCCtcccttttatatatactccatatcatATACttgtccttatttttatgtgtttttaattatcaaattacAATCACTAATTTTTAGTACACAAATAAGTAAAGTCGTTCGTACCAAAAGATTAATAAGCAAAGACAATTATAAAGTTCAAGaataaaatccaacaaaaattaatacaacAATCTACTAACAACACGACAGATAATCAACCGTTGACTCCATCATATATAAAGAAAGAGGCACAATAAAAGCATATGATTTGCATGAGttagaaatcaaaattcatagcCAGAGATGGACAAGAAACTGATAATCAAAGATCAACAAAGCAAAGATAGCAAGCAAAAAACAACTAGATCAAACCCATCGAGGATGAGAGGGAAACATACAAGGTCCAACTAGCTCGAGTGTGATTATGTCTCTTCATTGATTCTTATAATCGATTTAAACTCTTATATAGATTCACTCATCATTCATCTTTTCTAGTGAGAAAGAGAAATCTAAGCACCGATATCTACTACACGTGCTTAGGCATGAGAAGTGACAATTCTTTTCGAACTCCCAATTAGACTTAAAGTcttttgaaaatgattttattctGAATGTTGATATGGTTTGGCTTTGCAACCTTATTCATTACCATGACAAACACGTACATACagaaaattatcaaatcatgaaaataatactctctccgtcccaatttaagcaattgatttcttttttgccGTTGTTTTGTGAAGATGATACTAAGAAacaattaaagtggagagaaagtaaagtaaaaaggagaataatattaaagagaattgtatttatattattcccgtacttactttactttttctccacttaaaatatttattatcatttccTCACATGTGTCGAAATGCGGTCAATCACTTGAGATGGAATGGAGTGAGTAGTAGGTGGATTAGGAaaagttttatatatattctcaacttttaaaatagaatactcACTAGGGAGTAAGAAAAATAGGTGGATTAGGAAAAGTTTTATATGTACTCTTAACTTTCAAAAACTATATaagtttgtttatttttatttagaaatttgAGTGAACATTGCAGGCGTTAAAAGCGGTGGAAGAACTAGGAAAGGTTAAATGCCGGGCCTTCAACGTCAAACCACCAAACTTTCCACACTTTCTTGAAATTACCACTTTTTTAAAGATGATTTGGAACATATTAATTGGAAATTAAGAGAaagatttcaattaattttttggtaatcttatttttcttaaacgCATTGCTTCTAACTTGGTGGCATAGGGATCACGAATGTTGCGTTTTGATACTTTCACTATTTGTGGGTGCTACTTctaccttttattttattatagtttgttggtttaaaaataatatgcacATTTGACACTTTagtgattttatttctaaaaggGTCTCTTTCCCAAAGATTGCTTTTGTAACTTTGTTGATGAAAAAggttaaatttatttgtgatgtgtcatattacaaaataaagttaaagaATGAAGTGAAAACTTTTAAGGGAAAAGATggagaaataattttttgactATTTGGGAAAATTTGTAACTTTGTTGATTATAAAACACTACCATCTAGTTTGGGATCATGCAGAGGCAGGGTGTCAAAATAGGTAGCTgcaatttgaataaaatattttttacaaaaattaataacgCAAATAGATGGTAaacataatttagaaaaaagaaaaaagaagaaaacaaacagTTTGTGAGACTTTTGTCATGATATTAAAATTCTACTTTATGGATTTTGTAGAAtcttatatatgtatatagaaATGTAATTGTGTCATTTGAAAATGACctaatttttacatttatatgAATTGTTGGAAAAAGTAGCTCAATCCTTTtcgtataaaaaaaaatactattatcAAGTATCAAGATTCAAGATTATGATCATTacaaatagaattaaattagcaaattgatgaaaattttgCAGCATTTAATTAACCTTATTTGATAATAcatgtagcaaatagtaagTTCCATTATATCATGTTTGACGACATGCTTACGTTATTAAGAGTAGttaaaaatcaagaatcattttttagtttaatactAATGTACATTCTTGTTTAGCCAAAGGCAAGATCAAAGTTGAAATTAagtagaaaaagaataatttgaTTTCGAAGTTcgagattttatttattaaaataaatttatagatatttctataatttattagaAGGTGGCCTGCAGAAATTTGGGCCTcgaaaatcacataatttttgCAGCTTTTGATTCGGCCACAGCCCACTAATTTCATTGGTCAGTTTCTGTTTTAATATTTCTCAATGATTGGAGTCAACAGAAGCTGTCTCACTTGAGGTTAAAGTCAAAGGTGGTTAAAAAACTAGACgcgaaataaaattaaaatattttcagttATCTCGTTTAGCTAAATTTGGAAAACTTGAGGCTAAGTTGAAAACCAAAATGTATATAGACATCAACATGATGGAATGTGTAGattagagaaagaaaatgaagggATGAAGTTGAGTAATAGTCGTTTAATAAGCTTAAAATGATGTTGCTTAGTTTTTAGTATCGTCACATTAATAGACGGTTGTGCTGCTATTCATCTACATCATCAAAATTGTATAAGCATGCGCTAACTCAACATCAAATTTGTTCAAAAAATCATTGTGGACAATtacaaattttctaattaCATGAATTTTTGTTAAGATTCTGATAGTTGCAAgataaattagaatttgacaaaattttatagtaattttcatataattagCTAAATGTCCCAAATTTGTATGGCTACCAATTCATTTCAGTCAAAATCATCCTCTCTTCATAATAGTATTTGAGCATAAGAAAAGATCATTAACTTTCTCATTCAAAATACTACCacaacttttttatttctcatttaaattaatatacttttaaaaataaaaacatttaatgACTAATGTGGCGGGtaaaataatctaataaatttatcGTTGAAAAGTGTGTTAGccgattatttatttactactcaTACTtcttgtttaatattttaaatgtttacatttatttaatagtagtactatttggCATAGTAGAAAAACGTTAACGTGTTTGTGCAGGTCAATGATTGTAATAAATTCTAACCTGTATCCGGCTAAATCGGGTTTGGTCGGATTCCCATGCCTAAAGGGAAATACAAATTTACttagttaattttcttttgtaaaatttttatattaaatgtgTGACTATTTACAtcttgcttttattttattcaaactaAAACTTGTTGACTCTACGGTGGCTTCGTCGGTGCGGTGATCAAAATTCATCAATAgtagtttttaatatttttataaattgaatctAGTTTTGGTTATTTTGGTGTAACTTGCAAGtaattgcataaataaatttattcagTTACGAATCATTGTTATTTTTCATAGtcatataaaagaaaagaaaagaaaataatgtgtGAATTATATATGATATGCTAATTTTAGATAAGTTGGGGTGGTGGTAGGTGGGTAGAGTTTAATTTAGGTGCTACATTAATATGTTAGGCCCATTTCACcaataacaagaaaataaaaaccgACTTATATGCTTTGATTTGGGATTATATGCAATCGCGGGTTCGGGTCGAGTCGGGGTTCGTTAAGTCATGAAAGCCgaaatacttcattaaatatgataattagaGATACCATCGATATTAGATTGTGATTCATTTCGGTTATTAGTTAGACATCTGTTATTAGCGACGATATTTTCTGTGTCTACATTTacagagtttttttttttatcgtagATCCGCAGTAGTTTTGTAGGTGTcctattaattataaatccaTAAATGTACATTTCGATTTTCAAGTAATGTACTGACAAGGAtacatgataattaatttatctccaTATACTACATTCggaatacataaatataagttATGTAGCTAGtttaataatattccaatttgtCACGGATTCATTATCCCTAGCCACATATATACAATCATGACAATTTATTTGAGGGTGAATTGAAGATATATGTCAGAGAGAAATTATTGATCCAAgcctttttatttcttttgtccAA
The nucleotide sequence above comes from Salvia hispanica cultivar TCC Black 2014 chromosome 5, UniMelb_Shisp_WGS_1.0, whole genome shotgun sequence. Encoded proteins:
- the LOC125187572 gene encoding transcription factor bHLH62-like, which translates into the protein MDKDYLMSSGIPPPQPLHFETPMPNPWSSDQSFFNPNSSLIHQFPHFDSSWTSIPSSTAAAAVAPPPLAADPGFAERAAKFSRFGSRSLNGRSSPPPLKNSGELPGSGGESSVSDQIPAKVNSRKRKGISRGKSKEDRSNSAKEAADDGSSKRSKQSENCENEEECNKSDQKPPEPPKDYIHVRARRGQATDSHSLAERVRREKISERMKLLQDLVPGCNKVTGKALMLDEIINYVQSLQRQVEFLSMKLASVNPDLDFNMENLLSKDMYQHQQMYPLDSSIYHNQNVQHQQLQGTSISSVEPLPSIGLDGFSENLPQFPAFTEDDLHSIVQMGFLQNSVQNQTSNMKVEL